Proteins encoded together in one Mus caroli chromosome 4, CAROLI_EIJ_v1.1, whole genome shotgun sequence window:
- the Ndufaf4 gene encoding NADH dehydrogenase [ubiquinone] 1 alpha subcomplex assembly factor 4, with protein sequence MGARVTRALRNFNVEKRAEREISKRKPSMAPKHPSTRDLLQEHLSQYPEIEEVVSKKDNKLLSLLRDVYVDSKDPVPALPVKVEPRQEPKEFRLPIGNHFDKNITDIPKDRLLASRFHGKRCGR encoded by the exons ATGGGGGCTCGCGTGACCCGCGCCTTAAGGAACTTCAACGTGGAGAAGCGAGCGGAGCGGGAGATCAGCAAGAGGAAACCCTCCATGGCACCCAAGCACCCTTCTACCCGCGACCTCCTGCAGGAGCACCTGAGTC agTATCCAGAAATCGAAGAAGTTGTTTCTAAAAAAGATAACAAGCTGCTGTCATTGCTAAGAGATGTATATGTCGATTCCAAAGATCCGGTGCCTGCCTTGCCG GTAAAAGTTGAACCACGACAAGAACCAAAGGAATTCAGACTGCCGATAGGAAATCACTTTGATAAGAATATCACGGACATTCCCAAAG ACAGACTACTTGCCTCGAGATTCCACGGGAAAAGATGTGGAAGATGA